A part of Syngnathus acus chromosome 20, fSynAcu1.2, whole genome shotgun sequence genomic DNA contains:
- the LOC119139489 gene encoding ATP-dependent zinc metalloprotease YME1L1-like isoform X1, producing the protein MFSLSSFQPQQMIVPLNQLIGALHSLKNTATASVQTLHKDFSPEHTAHAKEPNASLRDLGMSDIRGSHLDKLLDRLLPTLGSEEPPAVPSVWRTSHVSAHSFFHNKHGFAHRRFFGSPVFHRQNHRPLRDVCTELQFLPLWIQSRDFKTLRPKSRKTASGDDVPTESDPYTPAFIKGFLTREKGTEAHSLDQLTKSRNLPQNQEETFKLGFSEGFMRSQAYTQKTQDSLRRTRFVLLVLLLLGIYGLSRSPFLSGKGSFSDAVRFRTTSGLDSAIDPIQMKNVTFEHVKGVEEAKNELQDVVEFLRNPDKFTVLGGKLPKGILLVGPPGTGKTLLARAVAGEADVPFYYASGSEFDEMFVGVGASRIRNLFKEAKANAPCVIFIDELDSVGGKRIESPMHPYSRQTINQLLAEMDGFKPNEGVIVIGATNFAEALDNALVRPGRFDMHVTVPRPDVKGRTEILNWYLNKIKVDSEVEPEIIARGTVGFTGAELENLVNQAALKAAMDGKEMVGMKDLEFAKDKILMGPERRSVVIDKKNKTITAYHESGHAIVAYYTKDAMPINKATIMPRGPTLGHVSLLPENDRWSETRAQLLAQMDVSMGGRVAEELIFGDDFITTGASSDFDGATKIANLMVTRFGMSDKLGVMTYGDVSKQSPETQAAIEQEVRILLKDSYERAKILLKKYKNEHEKLADALLRYETLDAKEIQLVLEGKPLDH; encoded by the exons atgttttccctGTCGTCGTTTCAGCCACAGCAG ATGATTGTGCCTCTCAACCAGCTCATTGGCGCCCTCCACTCACTGAAGAACACTGCCACGGCATCAGTGCAGACCCTGCACAAAGACTTCAGCCCAGAACACACTGCACATGCAAAAGAG CCCAACGCAAGTCTTCGAGATCTGGGTATGTCAGACATTCGAGGCAGTCACCTGGACAAGCTACTGGACAGGCTACTGCCCACACTGGGCTCGGAGGAGCCGCCTGCCGTCCCCTCGGTATGGAGGACGAGTCACGTTTCGGCGCACAGCTTCTTTCACAACAAGCACG GGTTTGCACACAGAAGATTTTTTGGCTCGCCAGTATTCCACAGGCAAAATCACAGACCTCTACGAGACGTTTGCACTGAGCTTCAGTTTTTACCCT TGTGGATCCAGAGTCGAGATTTCAAGACTCTCAGACCAAAGAGCAGAAAGACGGCGTCCGGTGACGATGTTCCGACTGAGTCCGATCCTTATACACCGGCTTTCATTAAG GGGTTTCTGACGAGGGAAAAGGGTACAGAGGCTCATTCGTTGGACCAACTGACAAAAAGCAGGAACCTTCCACAGAACCAAGAAGAGACCTTCAAGTTGGGCTTCTCTGAGGGCTTCATGCGATCGCAGGCCTACACACAGAAGACGCAAG ATTCATTGAGGAGAACCAGATTTGTGCTGTTGGTGCTTCTTCTACTCGGCATTTATGGTCTGTCCAGATCCCCCTTTCTCTCGGGTAAAGGCTCCTTTTCTGATGCTG TGAGGTTCCGCACCACATCGGGCCTGGACTCGGCCATCGACCCTATCCAAATGAAGAATGTGACATTCGAGCACGTTAAGGGAGTGGAAGAGGCAAAGAATGAGCTGCAGGATGTTGTGGAATTCCTCCGGAACCCGGACAAGTTCACAGTTTTGGGTGGGAAGCTGCCCAAAG GAATCCTCCTGGTCGGGCCACCAGGCACCGGGAAGACACTGCTAGCCCGGGCGGTCGCCGGCGAGGCGGACGTGCCTTTCTACTATGCCTCTGGTTCTGAGTTTGATGAGATGTTTGTGGGAGTGGGTGCCAGCCGCATCAGGAACCTATTCA AGGAAGCCAAAGCCAATGCGCCTTGCGTCATTTTCATCGACGAGCTGGACAGCGTCGGAGGGAAGAGGATCGAGTCTCCCATGCATCCGTACTCCAGACAAACCATCAACCAGCTGTTGGCCGAAATGGACGG GTTTAAACCAAATGAGGGCGTCATCGTCATCGGTGCTACCAACTTTGCAGAAGCCCTGGATAA CGCTCTGGTGCGACCGGGCAGGTTCGACATGCACGTGACGGTCCCTCGACCCGACGTCAAGGGACGGACTGAGATCCTCAACTGGTACCTGAACAAGATCAAAGTGGACTCAG AGGTGGAGCCTGAAATTATCGCCAGAGGCACGGTGGGCTTCACGGGAGCCGAGCTGGAAAACCTGGTCAACCAGGCAGCCTTGAAGGCGGCGATGGATGGGAAAGAGATGGTCGGCATGAAGGACCTGGAATTCGCCAAGGACAAGATTCTCATGG GCCCTGAGAGGAGGAGCGTGGTGATTGACAAGAAGAACAAGACCATCACGGCCTATCACGAGTCGGGCCACGCCATCGTGGCATACTACACCAAGGACGCCATGCCCATCAATAAGGCCACCATCATGCCACGCGGACCCACGCTCGGACAC GTGTCGCTGCTCCCAGAAAACGACCGCTGGAGCGAGACCAGGGCGCAGTTGCTAGCCCAGATGGACGTCAGCATGGGTGGGCGAGTGGCAGAGGAGCTCATCTTCGGCGATGACTTCATCACCACAG GTGCATCCAGCGACTTTGACGGGGCAACCAAAATTGCTAATTTGATGGTGACCAGGTTCGGCATGAGTGACAAG CTCGGAGTCATGACCTACGGCGACGTGTCCAAACAAAGTCCTGAGACGCAAGCCGCCATCGAACAGGAAGTCAGGATACTCTTGAAG
- the LOC119139489 gene encoding ATP-dependent zinc metalloprotease YME1L1-like isoform X3, whose translation MFSLSSFQPQQMIVPLNQLIGALHSLKNTATASVQTLHKDFSPEHTAHAKEPNASLRDLGMSDIRGSHLDKLLDRLLPTLGSEEPPAVPSVWRTSHVSAHSFFHNKHGFAHRRFFGSPVFHRQNHRPLRDVCTELQFLPLWIQSRDFKTLRPKSRKTASGDDVPTESDPYTPAFIKGFLTREKGTEAHSLDQLTKSRNLPQNQEETFKLGFSEGFMRSQAYTQKTQDSLRRTRFVLLVLLLLGIYGLSRSPFLSVRFRTTSGLDSAIDPIQMKNVTFEHVKGVEEAKNELQDVVEFLRNPDKFTVLGGKLPKGILLVGPPGTGKTLLARAVAGEADVPFYYASGSEFDEMFVGVGASRIRNLFKEAKANAPCVIFIDELDSVGGKRIESPMHPYSRQTINQLLAEMDGFKPNEGVIVIGATNFAEALDNALVRPGRFDMHVTVPRPDVKGRTEILNWYLNKIKVDSEVEPEIIARGTVGFTGAELENLVNQAALKAAMDGKEMVGMKDLEFAKDKILMGPERRSVVIDKKNKTITAYHESGHAIVAYYTKDAMPINKATIMPRGPTLGHVSLLPENDRWSETRAQLLAQMDVSMGGRVAEELIFGDDFITTGASSDFDGATKIANLMVTRFGMSDKLGVMTYGDVSKQSPETQAAIEQEVRILLKDSYERAKILLKKYKNEHEKLADALLRYETLDAKEIQLVLEGKPLDH comes from the exons atgttttccctGTCGTCGTTTCAGCCACAGCAG ATGATTGTGCCTCTCAACCAGCTCATTGGCGCCCTCCACTCACTGAAGAACACTGCCACGGCATCAGTGCAGACCCTGCACAAAGACTTCAGCCCAGAACACACTGCACATGCAAAAGAG CCCAACGCAAGTCTTCGAGATCTGGGTATGTCAGACATTCGAGGCAGTCACCTGGACAAGCTACTGGACAGGCTACTGCCCACACTGGGCTCGGAGGAGCCGCCTGCCGTCCCCTCGGTATGGAGGACGAGTCACGTTTCGGCGCACAGCTTCTTTCACAACAAGCACG GGTTTGCACACAGAAGATTTTTTGGCTCGCCAGTATTCCACAGGCAAAATCACAGACCTCTACGAGACGTTTGCACTGAGCTTCAGTTTTTACCCT TGTGGATCCAGAGTCGAGATTTCAAGACTCTCAGACCAAAGAGCAGAAAGACGGCGTCCGGTGACGATGTTCCGACTGAGTCCGATCCTTATACACCGGCTTTCATTAAG GGGTTTCTGACGAGGGAAAAGGGTACAGAGGCTCATTCGTTGGACCAACTGACAAAAAGCAGGAACCTTCCACAGAACCAAGAAGAGACCTTCAAGTTGGGCTTCTCTGAGGGCTTCATGCGATCGCAGGCCTACACACAGAAGACGCAAG ATTCATTGAGGAGAACCAGATTTGTGCTGTTGGTGCTTCTTCTACTCGGCATTTATGGTCTGTCCAGATCCCCCTTTCTCTCGG TGAGGTTCCGCACCACATCGGGCCTGGACTCGGCCATCGACCCTATCCAAATGAAGAATGTGACATTCGAGCACGTTAAGGGAGTGGAAGAGGCAAAGAATGAGCTGCAGGATGTTGTGGAATTCCTCCGGAACCCGGACAAGTTCACAGTTTTGGGTGGGAAGCTGCCCAAAG GAATCCTCCTGGTCGGGCCACCAGGCACCGGGAAGACACTGCTAGCCCGGGCGGTCGCCGGCGAGGCGGACGTGCCTTTCTACTATGCCTCTGGTTCTGAGTTTGATGAGATGTTTGTGGGAGTGGGTGCCAGCCGCATCAGGAACCTATTCA AGGAAGCCAAAGCCAATGCGCCTTGCGTCATTTTCATCGACGAGCTGGACAGCGTCGGAGGGAAGAGGATCGAGTCTCCCATGCATCCGTACTCCAGACAAACCATCAACCAGCTGTTGGCCGAAATGGACGG GTTTAAACCAAATGAGGGCGTCATCGTCATCGGTGCTACCAACTTTGCAGAAGCCCTGGATAA CGCTCTGGTGCGACCGGGCAGGTTCGACATGCACGTGACGGTCCCTCGACCCGACGTCAAGGGACGGACTGAGATCCTCAACTGGTACCTGAACAAGATCAAAGTGGACTCAG AGGTGGAGCCTGAAATTATCGCCAGAGGCACGGTGGGCTTCACGGGAGCCGAGCTGGAAAACCTGGTCAACCAGGCAGCCTTGAAGGCGGCGATGGATGGGAAAGAGATGGTCGGCATGAAGGACCTGGAATTCGCCAAGGACAAGATTCTCATGG GCCCTGAGAGGAGGAGCGTGGTGATTGACAAGAAGAACAAGACCATCACGGCCTATCACGAGTCGGGCCACGCCATCGTGGCATACTACACCAAGGACGCCATGCCCATCAATAAGGCCACCATCATGCCACGCGGACCCACGCTCGGACAC GTGTCGCTGCTCCCAGAAAACGACCGCTGGAGCGAGACCAGGGCGCAGTTGCTAGCCCAGATGGACGTCAGCATGGGTGGGCGAGTGGCAGAGGAGCTCATCTTCGGCGATGACTTCATCACCACAG GTGCATCCAGCGACTTTGACGGGGCAACCAAAATTGCTAATTTGATGGTGACCAGGTTCGGCATGAGTGACAAG CTCGGAGTCATGACCTACGGCGACGTGTCCAAACAAAGTCCTGAGACGCAAGCCGCCATCGAACAGGAAGTCAGGATACTCTTGAAG
- the LOC119139489 gene encoding ATP-dependent zinc metalloprotease YME1L1-like isoform X2, which translates to MFSLSSFQPQQLIGALHSLKNTATASVQTLHKDFSPEHTAHAKEPNASLRDLGMSDIRGSHLDKLLDRLLPTLGSEEPPAVPSVWRTSHVSAHSFFHNKHGFAHRRFFGSPVFHRQNHRPLRDVCTELQFLPLWIQSRDFKTLRPKSRKTASGDDVPTESDPYTPAFIKGFLTREKGTEAHSLDQLTKSRNLPQNQEETFKLGFSEGFMRSQAYTQKTQDSLRRTRFVLLVLLLLGIYGLSRSPFLSGKGSFSDAVRFRTTSGLDSAIDPIQMKNVTFEHVKGVEEAKNELQDVVEFLRNPDKFTVLGGKLPKGILLVGPPGTGKTLLARAVAGEADVPFYYASGSEFDEMFVGVGASRIRNLFKEAKANAPCVIFIDELDSVGGKRIESPMHPYSRQTINQLLAEMDGFKPNEGVIVIGATNFAEALDNALVRPGRFDMHVTVPRPDVKGRTEILNWYLNKIKVDSEVEPEIIARGTVGFTGAELENLVNQAALKAAMDGKEMVGMKDLEFAKDKILMGPERRSVVIDKKNKTITAYHESGHAIVAYYTKDAMPINKATIMPRGPTLGHVSLLPENDRWSETRAQLLAQMDVSMGGRVAEELIFGDDFITTGASSDFDGATKIANLMVTRFGMSDKLGVMTYGDVSKQSPETQAAIEQEVRILLKDSYERAKILLKKYKNEHEKLADALLRYETLDAKEIQLVLEGKPLDH; encoded by the exons atgttttccctGTCGTCGTTTCAGCCACAGCAG CTCATTGGCGCCCTCCACTCACTGAAGAACACTGCCACGGCATCAGTGCAGACCCTGCACAAAGACTTCAGCCCAGAACACACTGCACATGCAAAAGAG CCCAACGCAAGTCTTCGAGATCTGGGTATGTCAGACATTCGAGGCAGTCACCTGGACAAGCTACTGGACAGGCTACTGCCCACACTGGGCTCGGAGGAGCCGCCTGCCGTCCCCTCGGTATGGAGGACGAGTCACGTTTCGGCGCACAGCTTCTTTCACAACAAGCACG GGTTTGCACACAGAAGATTTTTTGGCTCGCCAGTATTCCACAGGCAAAATCACAGACCTCTACGAGACGTTTGCACTGAGCTTCAGTTTTTACCCT TGTGGATCCAGAGTCGAGATTTCAAGACTCTCAGACCAAAGAGCAGAAAGACGGCGTCCGGTGACGATGTTCCGACTGAGTCCGATCCTTATACACCGGCTTTCATTAAG GGGTTTCTGACGAGGGAAAAGGGTACAGAGGCTCATTCGTTGGACCAACTGACAAAAAGCAGGAACCTTCCACAGAACCAAGAAGAGACCTTCAAGTTGGGCTTCTCTGAGGGCTTCATGCGATCGCAGGCCTACACACAGAAGACGCAAG ATTCATTGAGGAGAACCAGATTTGTGCTGTTGGTGCTTCTTCTACTCGGCATTTATGGTCTGTCCAGATCCCCCTTTCTCTCGGGTAAAGGCTCCTTTTCTGATGCTG TGAGGTTCCGCACCACATCGGGCCTGGACTCGGCCATCGACCCTATCCAAATGAAGAATGTGACATTCGAGCACGTTAAGGGAGTGGAAGAGGCAAAGAATGAGCTGCAGGATGTTGTGGAATTCCTCCGGAACCCGGACAAGTTCACAGTTTTGGGTGGGAAGCTGCCCAAAG GAATCCTCCTGGTCGGGCCACCAGGCACCGGGAAGACACTGCTAGCCCGGGCGGTCGCCGGCGAGGCGGACGTGCCTTTCTACTATGCCTCTGGTTCTGAGTTTGATGAGATGTTTGTGGGAGTGGGTGCCAGCCGCATCAGGAACCTATTCA AGGAAGCCAAAGCCAATGCGCCTTGCGTCATTTTCATCGACGAGCTGGACAGCGTCGGAGGGAAGAGGATCGAGTCTCCCATGCATCCGTACTCCAGACAAACCATCAACCAGCTGTTGGCCGAAATGGACGG GTTTAAACCAAATGAGGGCGTCATCGTCATCGGTGCTACCAACTTTGCAGAAGCCCTGGATAA CGCTCTGGTGCGACCGGGCAGGTTCGACATGCACGTGACGGTCCCTCGACCCGACGTCAAGGGACGGACTGAGATCCTCAACTGGTACCTGAACAAGATCAAAGTGGACTCAG AGGTGGAGCCTGAAATTATCGCCAGAGGCACGGTGGGCTTCACGGGAGCCGAGCTGGAAAACCTGGTCAACCAGGCAGCCTTGAAGGCGGCGATGGATGGGAAAGAGATGGTCGGCATGAAGGACCTGGAATTCGCCAAGGACAAGATTCTCATGG GCCCTGAGAGGAGGAGCGTGGTGATTGACAAGAAGAACAAGACCATCACGGCCTATCACGAGTCGGGCCACGCCATCGTGGCATACTACACCAAGGACGCCATGCCCATCAATAAGGCCACCATCATGCCACGCGGACCCACGCTCGGACAC GTGTCGCTGCTCCCAGAAAACGACCGCTGGAGCGAGACCAGGGCGCAGTTGCTAGCCCAGATGGACGTCAGCATGGGTGGGCGAGTGGCAGAGGAGCTCATCTTCGGCGATGACTTCATCACCACAG GTGCATCCAGCGACTTTGACGGGGCAACCAAAATTGCTAATTTGATGGTGACCAGGTTCGGCATGAGTGACAAG CTCGGAGTCATGACCTACGGCGACGTGTCCAAACAAAGTCCTGAGACGCAAGCCGCCATCGAACAGGAAGTCAGGATACTCTTGAAG